Proteins found in one Thermoanaerobaculia bacterium genomic segment:
- a CDS encoding hemerythrin family protein yields the protein MPSSKLDDHAAAGLEGMDHEHAVEMQMVRALEAALAAGDRAKVLVLMDQLEIFANAHFLAEQHLMRLHAYPGFESHEVEHDRLIAELRELSTRILGHPDEGAAASVEALEQWLLTHIHTEDEALAEFLRGKGSV from the coding sequence ATGCCTTCCTCCAAGCTGGACGATCACGCGGCTGCCGGGCTCGAGGGAATGGACCACGAGCACGCCGTCGAGATGCAGATGGTGCGGGCGCTGGAGGCGGCTCTCGCCGCGGGCGATCGGGCCAAGGTGCTCGTGCTGATGGACCAGCTGGAGATCTTCGCCAACGCCCACTTCCTCGCCGAGCAGCATCTGATGCGGCTGCACGCCTACCCGGGATTCGAGTCCCACGAGGTCGAGCACGACCGCCTGATCGCCGAGCTGCGCGAGCTCTCGACCCGGATCCTCGGTCATCCGGACGAAGGAGCGGCTGCGAGCGTCGAAGCTCTCGAGCAGTGGCTGCTGACCCACATCCACACCGAGGACGAAGCGCTGGCCGAGTTCCTGCGCGGCAAGGGCAGCGTCTAG